A region from the Nostoc sp. HK-01 genome encodes:
- the ftsZ gene encoding cell division protein FtsZ encodes MTLDNNQGLTYKNSQSVGQSGFSLAVNSNNPFNHSGLNFAQGQDSKKISVENSRIGEIVPGRVANIKVIGVGGGGGNAVNRMIESDVSGVEFWSINTDAQALTLAGAPSRLQIGQKLTRGLGAGGNPAIGQKAAEESRDEIATALEGADLVFITAGMGGGTGTGAAPIVAEVAKEMGALTVGVVTRPFVFEGRRRTSQAEQGIEGLKSRVDTLIIIPNNKLLEVIPEQTPVQEAFRYADDVLRQGVQGISDIITIPGLVNVDFADVRAVMADAGSALMGIGISSGKSRAREAAIAAISSPLLESSIEGARGVVFNITGGSDLTLHEVNAAAETIYEVVDPNANIIFGAVIDDRLQGEVRITVIATGFTGEGPTAPPQNASNPRVAPAQKKPASQSPTANPSTPVAEPKEKSGLDIPEFLQRRRTPPGK; translated from the coding sequence ATGACGCTTGATAATAACCAAGGGCTTACCTATAAAAACTCCCAATCTGTGGGACAATCAGGATTTTCGCTGGCAGTGAACTCAAATAATCCCTTTAATCATTCTGGGCTGAACTTTGCTCAAGGCCAAGACAGTAAAAAAATATCAGTAGAAAATAGCCGCATTGGCGAGATTGTTCCAGGTAGAGTCGCCAACATCAAAGTAATTGGTGTTGGTGGTGGTGGTGGTAATGCCGTGAACCGGATGATCGAGTCTGATGTGAGTGGCGTGGAGTTTTGGTCAATTAATACTGATGCTCAAGCTTTAACTTTAGCTGGAGCGCCAAGTCGGCTGCAAATTGGACAAAAGTTAACCCGTGGTTTAGGCGCAGGGGGCAATCCGGCGATTGGGCAAAAGGCCGCTGAAGAATCACGCGATGAAATTGCCACAGCTTTAGAGGGTGCTGATTTAGTATTCATCACTGCGGGGATGGGGGGTGGAACTGGAACAGGTGCTGCGCCAATAGTTGCAGAAGTAGCTAAAGAAATGGGCGCTCTGACAGTTGGTGTGGTAACACGTCCCTTTGTATTTGAGGGTCGTCGCCGTACCAGCCAAGCAGAACAAGGCATTGAAGGACTGAAAAGTCGGGTAGATACACTGATTATCATCCCCAACAACAAATTATTAGAAGTGATTCCCGAACAGACACCTGTACAGGAAGCTTTTCGTTATGCAGATGATGTGCTGCGTCAAGGGGTTCAAGGTATTTCTGACATCATCACCATCCCTGGTTTAGTCAACGTTGACTTTGCAGATGTGCGAGCCGTGATGGCAGATGCGGGATCGGCACTGATGGGGATTGGGATTAGCTCAGGAAAATCACGAGCTAGGGAAGCGGCGATCGCAGCCATTTCTTCACCTTTGCTAGAATCTTCGATCGAAGGAGCTAGAGGAGTAGTCTTCAACATTACTGGCGGTAGTGACTTAACCTTGCATGAAGTGAATGCAGCCGCAGAAACAATTTATGAGGTAGTTGATCCCAACGCCAATATTATTTTTGGTGCAGTAATTGATGACAGACTACAAGGCGAAGTCAGAATTACCGTGATTGCAACTGGTTTCACAGGTGAAGGCCCAACAGCACCACCACAAAATGCCAGCAATCCTCGTGTAGCACCTGCACAAAAAAAACCAGCATCTCAATCACCAACAGCGAATCCATCTACACCAGTAGCAGAACCTAAAGAAAAATCAGGTTTAGACATTCCTGAATTTCTCCAAAGACGGCGTACTCCACCAGGCAAATGA
- a CDS encoding WD-40 repeat-containing protein, giving the protein MTKSPFTVESVNHNKNSLQRLVRSIKLSKGQFALILVRCNYQQLREQMLENIRSLTKDINLQEIYLQPATKALHTTIITKLSLDHPAVITDSLPSAVMVFGLESILALEDLLTSLNQARDIYTATFPFPVVLWLQDEVATMLTKLAPDFKSWAATTIKFELSKEDLIALIRQETESLFAKFLEAGAEKFLSNAALDLAPKSQHRHEIESARNDLLRLYSVQLEPGLEASLEFVLGRDKYASDQINSALAHYQRSLSLWQREAKRENEIVQKIEVLDEKLEHNYAYRIRQAIVLFHVGLCYRRMADLHQITNSNYCQHALSWFQRCLDLLEQLQRQDLVAKFILPACEMLQRLKYLDELEVLAQKSLHLHERYGNTAKVAQDYGFLADVAASRNNWVLAHELANTALSIAELATEVSRQQESWYLLLLARTQKHLGQWEEAISNLEWARVVCELQYEPSLYLEILEELRSLYFFERHDYAEAFNLKQEKVQIEHQYGFRVFIGASQLQPKRYRINPVLETQKISFIPEDIAQEIAASGRLQDVNRLIERITRADHKLTIIHGQSGVGKSSTIKAGLVPALKGRVIGERIPLPIVLSGYTDWVTALGRSINQTLAQSELAIAVEFTPTILIEKLRLATECNHIIVIIFDQFEEFFFTSNSSQRLEFYKFFIACLNIPYVKTIISLREDYLHYLLEFERFSKENNDYLYDLGVINKNILDKDIRYFLGKFSIEDTRGIIYSFTKRSHYEMSDELIHQLVQDLAGESGEVNPIELQIVGVQLQAENITTLEQYKICGSSAKLVERWLEEVIKDCGKENEDLSWQLLFELTDEKGFRPLKTKSDLAIALGKNIHTTSGTKSDCELILEILVGSGLILRLREELGDRYQLVHDYLVEPIRQRNSYGIVAELEKVKSEKKRAEVAQKLSQEHLNLILQRRLREARIAGVVLAIMGGTIAALWWQADLQKRAAIRQTIRAERSETNLKISAIAATSEALFASNKEFDALLEGLRAWRKLKQADEVLPETRMRVVTALQQAVYGVSELNRLEGHTDIVWGVAFSPDGKLLASGSRDQTVKLWRPDGTLLQTLKGHTESVTSVSFSPDGQSLASSSLDKTVQIWQKNPITGEFDLQPAKTLVDRGWVYCVSYSPDGELLATGNKDATVKLWRKDGTLVKVLKGHQGWVNWVSFSPDGQLIASASDDRTVKIWRRDGTLVKTLSGHQNGVTVVTFSPDGQMIASAGRDKIIKLWQRQPNSDDNFDFQAYKNLEQHTSTIWSLNFSIDGQRLASGSDDNTVNLWSSTGTLLKTFKGHSDAVASVAFSPDNKILASGSYDKSVKIWSLDAPTLPILRGHQDRVLSVAWSPDGQMLASGSRDRTVKLWQRETIRGEATTRLYKTLVGHTDKVPSVSFDPFGELLASGSYDKTVKIWRRDGTLLKTLQGHTDSVMSVSFSPDGQLLASASKDKTIKLWSRDGQLLTTLVGHQGWVNSVNFSPDSQLLASASDDQTVKLWRRDGTLVKTFSPHDSWVLGVSFSPTDQLIASASWDNTVRLWRRDGTLLKTLLKGYSDSVNSVTFSPNGELLAAASWDSTVKLWSRDGKLIKTLNGHRAPVLSVSFSPDGHTLASASDDNTIILWNLHLEDLLLRGCNWADNYLSHNHNVEERDRFLCDGISPGQ; this is encoded by the coding sequence ATGACAAAATCCCCGTTCACAGTAGAGAGTGTTAATCATAATAAGAATTCTCTGCAAAGGTTAGTGCGCTCAATCAAGCTTTCTAAAGGCCAATTTGCTCTTATTCTTGTGCGATGTAACTATCAGCAATTAAGAGAGCAAATGCTAGAAAATATTCGCTCTCTGACAAAAGATATAAACTTACAAGAAATCTATCTCCAACCAGCAACTAAAGCTTTACATACAACAATCATTACAAAATTAAGTCTAGATCATCCTGCCGTAATTACAGATTCTCTACCATCAGCAGTCATGGTTTTTGGTTTAGAGTCAATTCTGGCACTGGAAGACTTATTAACGAGTCTTAATCAAGCTAGAGATATCTATACAGCAACTTTTCCTTTTCCTGTGGTGTTGTGGCTACAAGATGAAGTAGCAACAATGCTGACCAAACTAGCACCAGATTTCAAAAGTTGGGCTGCCACTACTATTAAGTTTGAATTGTCAAAAGAAGATTTAATTGCCTTAATACGTCAAGAGACAGAATCACTGTTTGCTAAATTTTTAGAAGCAGGTGCGGAAAAATTTTTATCTAACGCTGCTCTTGATTTAGCACCTAAATCACAACATCGTCACGAAATTGAGTCTGCCAGAAATGATTTACTACGTCTGTATAGTGTTCAACTAGAGCCAGGGTTAGAAGCTAGTTTAGAATTTGTTTTAGGACGAGATAAATACGCTAGTGACCAAATTAATAGTGCATTAGCTCATTATCAAAGAAGCTTAAGTTTATGGCAGAGAGAGGCTAAACGAGAAAATGAAATAGTTCAAAAAATAGAAGTATTAGATGAAAAATTAGAACATAATTATGCTTACAGAATTCGACAGGCAATAGTCTTATTCCATGTGGGTCTATGTTATCGCCGTATGGCTGACTTACATCAAATTACTAATAGTAACTATTGTCAACATGCTCTTTCATGGTTTCAGAGGTGTTTAGATTTATTAGAACAATTACAAAGACAAGATTTAGTAGCAAAATTTATTTTGCCTGCTTGTGAAATGCTGCAACGTTTAAAATATTTGGATGAGCTAGAAGTATTAGCACAAAAGTCTTTACATCTACATGAAAGGTATGGAAATACTGCTAAAGTAGCACAAGATTATGGTTTTTTAGCAGATGTAGCAGCATCACGCAATAATTGGGTATTGGCGCATGAATTAGCTAATACCGCACTTTCTATTGCCGAATTAGCAACAGAAGTTTCTCGACAGCAGGAAAGTTGGTATCTTTTATTGTTGGCTCGGACTCAGAAACATTTAGGGCAATGGGAAGAAGCAATTAGTAATTTAGAATGGGCCAGGGTAGTTTGTGAACTACAGTATGAACCATCGCTATATTTAGAAATTTTAGAAGAATTGCGATCGCTCTACTTCTTTGAGCGCCATGATTATGCAGAAGCATTCAATCTCAAGCAAGAAAAAGTTCAAATAGAACACCAATATGGTTTTCGTGTATTTATTGGAGCCAGTCAATTACAGCCAAAACGCTACAGAATTAACCCTGTTTTAGAAACCCAAAAAATATCATTTATCCCAGAAGATATCGCTCAAGAAATAGCTGCTTCTGGACGGCTGCAAGATGTTAACCGTTTAATTGAAAGAATTACCCGCGCTGATCATAAATTAACTATCATACATGGACAATCAGGAGTTGGTAAAAGTTCAACTATTAAAGCTGGTTTAGTACCTGCTTTAAAGGGAAGAGTTATTGGTGAAAGGATTCCTTTACCGATTGTTTTATCAGGATATACAGATTGGGTAACAGCTTTGGGACGTAGTATCAACCAAACTTTAGCACAGTCAGAATTAGCAATTGCTGTAGAATTTACACCTACTATCCTCATAGAAAAGCTACGTTTAGCAACTGAATGTAATCATATAATAGTTATTATATTTGACCAGTTTGAAGAATTTTTCTTTACCAGTAACTCCAGCCAAAGATTAGAATTTTATAAATTCTTCATTGCCTGTTTGAATATTCCTTATGTAAAAACAATTATTTCTTTAAGAGAAGATTATTTACATTATTTGTTAGAATTTGAACGTTTTAGTAAAGAAAATAATGATTATTTATATGATTTAGGTGTAATTAATAAAAACATTCTCGATAAAGATATTCGTTATTTTTTAGGTAAATTTTCTATAGAGGATACAAGAGGAATTATTTACAGTTTTACAAAACGCTCCCACTATGAAATGAGTGATGAATTAATTCATCAGCTAGTCCAGGATTTAGCTGGAGAATCAGGAGAAGTAAATCCAATCGAATTACAAATAGTTGGAGTGCAGTTACAAGCAGAAAATATCACGACACTCGAACAATATAAAATTTGTGGTAGTTCAGCAAAGCTGGTCGAGCGCTGGCTTGAGGAAGTGATCAAGGATTGTGGCAAAGAAAATGAAGATTTAAGTTGGCAATTATTATTTGAGCTAACTGATGAAAAAGGCTTTCGTCCCCTCAAGACTAAATCTGATTTAGCCATTGCTTTAGGAAAGAATATCCATACAACATCTGGCACAAAATCAGACTGTGAGCTAATTCTCGAAATTTTAGTAGGTTCAGGTTTGATATTGCGGTTACGTGAAGAATTAGGCGATCGCTATCAATTAGTTCATGATTATTTGGTAGAGCCAATTCGTCAGAGAAATAGTTATGGCATAGTTGCTGAACTCGAAAAAGTCAAATCTGAAAAAAAACGCGCTGAAGTCGCACAAAAGCTTTCTCAAGAACATCTCAATTTAATTTTGCAAAGGCGGTTGCGAGAAGCACGCATAGCAGGTGTTGTGTTGGCAATTATGGGTGGAACTATTGCCGCTTTATGGTGGCAAGCCGACTTGCAAAAAAGAGCCGCAATTCGTCAAACAATTCGCGCCGAACGTAGTGAAACTAATTTGAAAATTAGTGCGATCGCCGCAACTAGTGAAGCTTTATTTGCTTCCAACAAAGAGTTTGATGCTCTTTTAGAAGGTTTACGCGCCTGGAGAAAGTTGAAACAAGCAGACGAAGTGTTACCAGAAACTCGAATGCGTGTAGTAACTGCCTTACAACAGGCAGTTTATGGGGTGTCGGAGTTAAATCGTTTGGAAGGACACACTGATATTGTTTGGGGTGTTGCTTTTAGTCCCGATGGCAAGTTATTGGCTTCTGGTAGCCGCGATCAAACAGTAAAACTTTGGCGACCTGATGGAACTTTGCTACAAACCCTGAAAGGTCATACTGAGTCAGTCACCAGCGTGAGTTTTAGCCCCGATGGGCAAAGTCTCGCATCTTCCAGTCTCGACAAAACTGTACAAATCTGGCAGAAAAACCCAATTACGGGCGAATTTGATTTACAACCAGCCAAAACCCTAGTAGACCGAGGCTGGGTTTATTGTGTGAGTTACAGTCCCGATGGAGAGTTGCTGGCGACAGGTAATAAAGATGCCACAGTCAAACTTTGGCGTAAGGACGGTACTTTAGTCAAAGTTCTGAAAGGACATCAAGGGTGGGTAAATTGGGTCAGTTTCAGCCCTGATGGTCAATTAATTGCTTCAGCTAGTGACGATCGCACTGTAAAAATTTGGCGACGCGATGGCACACTAGTCAAAACACTTTCTGGACATCAAAATGGTGTAACTGTTGTGACTTTTAGTCCTGATGGGCAAATGATTGCTTCAGCAGGTAGAGATAAAATTATCAAATTGTGGCAGCGACAGCCAAATAGTGATGATAACTTTGACTTTCAAGCTTATAAAAATTTAGAGCAGCATACTAGTACAATTTGGAGCCTGAATTTCAGCATTGATGGGCAAAGGTTAGCGTCAGGAAGTGATGACAATACTGTTAACCTCTGGAGTAGCACCGGCACATTACTCAAAACCTTTAAAGGCCATAGTGATGCGGTGGCTAGTGTGGCTTTTAGCCCAGATAACAAAATATTGGCATCAGGAAGTTATGACAAAAGTGTCAAAATTTGGAGTTTGGATGCACCAACATTACCAATTTTGCGGGGGCATCAAGATAGAGTTTTGAGTGTTGCATGGAGTCCTGATGGGCAGATGTTGGCTTCTGGTAGCCGCGATCGCACCGTGAAACTTTGGCAAAGAGAAACAATTCGTGGCGAAGCCACAACCCGACTTTACAAAACTTTAGTAGGGCATACAGATAAAGTTCCGAGTGTGAGTTTTGACCCCTTCGGTGAACTGCTGGCATCAGGTAGTTATGACAAAACAGTAAAAATCTGGCGGCGGGATGGCACTTTACTCAAGACCTTGCAAGGACATACTGATAGTGTTATGAGTGTCAGTTTTAGTCCTGATGGCCAGCTATTAGCATCAGCCAGTAAAGACAAAACAATCAAACTGTGGAGCCGTGACGGTCAATTACTCACAACCTTGGTAGGACACCAAGGTTGGGTGAACAGCGTTAATTTTAGTCCTGATAGCCAGCTGCTTGCCTCTGCTAGTGATGATCAAACAGTCAAACTGTGGCGACGGGATGGTACTTTGGTCAAAACGTTTTCACCCCATGACAGTTGGGTATTGGGTGTTAGCTTCAGCCCTACTGACCAATTAATCGCTTCTGCTAGTTGGGATAACACTGTGAGATTATGGCGACGCGATGGTACTTTGTTAAAAACATTGTTAAAGGGCTACAGCGATAGTGTTAATTCCGTGACTTTCAGCCCTAATGGTGAATTACTGGCGGCTGCTAGTTGGGATAGCACAGTCAAACTGTGGAGTCGTGATGGCAAGTTAATTAAAACCCTGAATGGACATCGCGCCCCAGTCTTGAGTGTGAGTTTTAGCCCTGATGGTCATACATTAGCATCCGCAAGTGATGATAACACAATCATTTTGTGGAATTTGCATTTGGAAGACTTACTGTTGCGTGGTTGTAACTGGGCAGACAATTACCTTAGTCACAACCATAATGTTGAAGAACGCGATCGCTTTTTGTGTGATGGCATTAGTCCTGGCCAGTAA